From the Saccharomonospora marina XMU15 genome, the window GCACGGTGAAGTACTTCGTCGGGAACCCGAGAGCGCGGTAGATCAGCCCGGTGTAGAAATCGACGTTCGGATAAAGCTTGCGCTCGATGAAATAGTCGTCGGAAAGCGCGCGCTCCTCCAGCGCCTTGGCGATGTCGAGCAGTTCGTCACCGCCGGAGATCTTGGCGAGGATCTCGTCGGCGGTCTTCTTGATGATCTTCGCGCGTGGGTCGTAGTTCTTGTACACCCGGTGCCCGAAGCCCATCAACCGAACGCCCTGCTCGCGGTTCTTCACGCGCTTCACGAAGTCGTCGACGTCGCCGCCCTCGGCCTTGATGCTCGAAAGCATCTCCAGCACCGCGCTGTTCGCGCCGCCGTGCAGCGGACCGAACAGCGCCATGATGCCCGCCGAGATGCTGGCGAACAGGTTGGCCTCCGAGGAGCCGACCAGCCGCACGGTCGAGGTCGAACAGTTCTGCTCGTGGTCGGCATGCAGGATGAACAGCAGGTCGAGCGCCTTGGCCACGTCCGGATCGATCTCGTACGGCTCGGCGGGCAGCCCGAAGGTCATCCGCAGGAAGTTCTCCACCAGGCCGAGCGAGTTGTCCGGGTAGAGGAACGGCTGCCCGATCGACTTCTTGTAGGCGTACGCCGCGATCGTCGGCACCTTCGCCAGCAGCCGGACCGTCGACAGCTCCACGTTCGGCTCGTCGAAGGGGTTGAGCGAGTCCTGGTAGAAGGTCGACAGTGCGGCCACCGCGCTGGACAGCACCGGCATCGGGTGCGCGTCCCGTGGGAACCCGTCGAAGAACCGCTTCAGATCCTCGTGCAACAGGGTGTGCCTGTTGATCTTGGAAGTGAAGCTCTCGAGTTGCTCCTTGGTCGGCAACTCGCCGTAGATGAGCAGGTAGGAGACTTCGATGAACGTCGAGTGCTGTGCCAACTGCTCGATCGGGTAGCCCCGGTAGCGCAACACCCCTTGCTCACCGTCGATGTAGGTGATGGCCGAGGAAGCAGCCCCCGTGTTCACGAAGCCGGGGTCGTAGGTGATGTAGCCCGTCTGTGCGAGCAGCTTCCCGAGTTCGATACCGGGTGCGCCCTCGACGGCACGAACGACGTTCAGCTCGTGCTCGCCACTCGGCAGGCGGAGTACGGCCTTCTCGCCCCCGGCCTGCCCCGCAGTCGCGTCGGACATGCAAATGCCTCTCACGGTCACACGGGCCGGCGGTGACCGCAGGTTGTGCGGGTCACACGTTTTCGCACACCGCCCCGCTGGGGTATGAATTCCTCCTTACGCTAGTCCAGACGTCCCCCATTTCGCAGCGGTGGTGTTACCCACAGCTAACGGTTTGCGACCAGGTTCACACGCCTGGAGACATCTCCTCGGCCGTCGGCGGTTCCGCACCGCTACGCGACACGGTGTATGCGGCCGCACGCGCCGCGAATCCGAGCGCCGCCCGCCAGTCCGCTGTGTCGAGCGATGCCAGGTCTGTCACTTCTCGCCGGACCAGCCACGCGAGCAGTGCGCCTTGGACGGTGTCCCCCGCGCCGATGGTGTCGACGACCTCCACCGGCACGGTCGGTACGCCGACGGCTTCGCCGCGTGCGGTCAGTACCGACAGGCCCTCGCCTCCTCTGGTCAACACGACGGCCTGTGGACCCGAGTCCAGCCAGCCCTTGACGGCGGCGGTGACATCGGCTCCGCCCGCCAGCCATTCCGCGTCCTGCAGCGACACCTTGAGCAGCCGCACGTGCGGCAGCCAGGAGGAGAACCGGGCACGGTAGGCGTTCGGCGAAACGATCAGGTCCGCCCTGATGTTCGGGTCGAGGGCGGTCAGCACACCCCTGCCCGCCTCGCGACGGAGCACGGTCTCGTAGACCTCGGCGCCGGGTTGCAGCACCATCCCGAGGGTGCCGAGCGACAACACCGCCGTGCTTTCGGGCAGCGGGCCCGGGTCGGTGACGAAACGGTCGGCCGTTCCCTCGGTGTAGAAGGAGTAGCGCGCGTTCGTGCCGTCGAGTGCGACCACGGCCAGCGTCGTCGGCTCCGGTCCGCGCTGTATCAGCGAGGTGTCCACACCGGACTCACGAAGCCGGTCGAGCAAAGCCTGCCCGAACCGATCCGTCGAGATCCTGGACAGGAAGGCGCTCTCGGCACCCAATCTGGCTGCCGCGAGCGCGACGTTGTACGGCCCTCCGCCGAGCCGGGGAGCGAGCAGCTCCATAGTGGACCCGGCGGGAACCAGGTCGACGAGCGCTTCGCCACCGGAGACAATCACGCTGCCGATGCTAGCCCGGCGCAGCCTCGCCGCGCAGCACGCCGCCGAGCAGTAGTTGTGCCAGCGCGGCGAAGGCATCGGCGTCTCGCACCCCGGTGCGGGCACGCACCACGCCGGTCTGGATGGCCTCGATCAGCAGCGCTGCCAGTTCGGCGATCACATCGGCGCGTGCTTGCCGAAACACTCCTTGCTCGACGCCGTCGGCGATGAACGAGCGAAGCCGCCTGGCGGCGACCTGGGAGTTCAACTCGTAGACAGCCCTGGCGGGTTCGAACGCGCTGACGTCGGCCATGAAGGCTGCCGACGTTTTGCCCAACTCGTCGGCGACCCCGGCGAGATAGGTTTCGACCACCTCTCGCGCGTCGGCGATGTGCTCGATCCGCCGTTCGATGCGCTCGGCCGCGCCCTTGAAGAAGTGGGCGACCACCTTGACGGCCAACTGTTCCTTGCTGGGAGCCAGTGCGTAAAGCGTCGATTTCGAGCAGCGCAGTTTCGCCGCGAGATCGTCCAGCGTGAGCCCGACGAATCCCTCCGCGAGGAACAGCCGCTCGAGGTCGGCCAGCAGGGCCTGCTGACGGCGGGTGCGGGGCGGGGTGGGCTGCACGCCACAAATAGTACTCTAGAAAAGACCACAGTACTGTTCGCGGTATCAATACACGGAGGCGACCATGCCTGCGCAGCGGCTGCTGCCCACCACCGAGGCCGAGGACCTGCTGGCGCTCACTCGCGAGATCGCACGCGACGAGCTGGCCCCGATCGCGAGCGAGTACGAGCAGGCCTGCCGGTTTCCCCGTGAACAGTTCCGGCTGCTCGGCAGGTCGGGCCTGCTCGGGCTGCCCTACTCGAGACGATGGGGCGGCGCGGAGTTGACCTACGAGGTGTACCTCCAGGTCCTCGAGGAGATCGCGGCCGCGTGGATGTCGGTCGGGGTCGGCCTGTCCGTGCACACGATGTCGTGCTTCCCGCTGGCGCACTACGGCACGGACCCACAGCGCGACCGGTGGCTGCCCGCCATGCTCGAGGGAGACCTGCTCGGCGCCTACGCGTTGTCGGAGACACAGGCGGGCTCCGATGCCGCCGCGCTGGCGACCCGGGCACGCCGGGACGGCGACGCCTACGTGGTCAACGGCACGAAGGCGTGGGTCACCCACGGCGGCAAGGCGGACTTCTACACAACCATGGTGCGCACTTCCGCCGAGTCCTCGGGCAGCAGCGGCATCAGCTGCCTGCTCGTCGACGGTGAAACGGCAGGGCTTTCCGCCGCCGAGCCCGAGCGCAAGATGGGGCTCACCGGGTCGACCACCGCCCAACTGATCTTCGACAACGCCCGCGTCGACGCCGATCGGCTCATCGGCGAGGAGGGCGAAGGGCTCAAGATCGCGCTGTCGGCACTCTCCTCAGGCAGGCTTGGCATCGCCGCGTGCTCGGTGGGCCTCGCGCAGGCGGCGCTGGACGAGGCGGTCGCCTACGCCAAGCAGCGCGTGCAGTTCGGCAAGCCCGTCATCGACTTCCAGGGCATGGAGTTCCTGCTCGCCGACATGGCCGCGGCGGTGGAATCGGCACGCGCGACCTACCTCGACGCCGCGCGGCGCCGGGACAGGGGCATGCCGTTCCAGCGGCAGTCCTCGATCGCGAAGCTGGTCGCCACCGACGCCGCGATGAAGGTCACCACGGATGCCGTGCAGGTACTGGGCGGCGCCGGGTACACGCGGGACTTCCCGGTCGAACGCTACCTGCGTGAGGCGAAGGTGCCGCAGATCTTCGAGGGCACGAACCAGATCCAGCGCATGGTGATCGCCCGGGAACTGCGCAAGGTGTGAGGCTCGTTCCCAGTGATGGCCGGTGAGGTGTGGTGGCTATCGCCGCAGTAGCTCCACGCGCACGCCCCAACTGCCCCGCCACGACTCGCCAGCTTCCAGGTTGATCAGATCCGTTCCCGAGTTGAGCGCGTCGGCGGGGCACGTCATCGGCTCGATCGCGATCGCCCGCCCTCTGCCGGTCAGCTCCGGGGGAGTGAAGATCTGTACCCAACCGAAATCGCGCTCTGCCCACACGTCGAGCGTGGTGTCGCCGTGGGACAGCAGGTGGTGGTAGCGGCCGTCCTCGCCCGCCCGAAGCGCGCCGAATGTCGTGTCGAGGTCCAGACCTCCCACGATGCGGCCGTGGTTGAGGTCGTGCTCGGTGTCGGCGACGTCGGTTTCCTCGCCGAAGGGCAACTGCTCGTCCTCGACGTAGGGTCGCACCCGCGAAGCGGCCACCGTCAACGTCAGCTCGTCGGTCGGTACGTCACCGATCCGGAAGTACGGATGCGTGCCGACC encodes:
- a CDS encoding TetR/AcrR family transcriptional regulator: MQPTPPRTRRQQALLADLERLFLAEGFVGLTLDDLAAKLRCSKSTLYALAPSKEQLAVKVVAHFFKGAAERIERRIEHIADAREVVETYLAGVADELGKTSAAFMADVSAFEPARAVYELNSQVAARRLRSFIADGVEQGVFRQARADVIAELAALLIEAIQTGVVRARTGVRDADAFAALAQLLLGGVLRGEAAPG
- a CDS encoding carbohydrate kinase family protein, with product MIVSGGEALVDLVPAGSTMELLAPRLGGGPYNVALAAARLGAESAFLSRISTDRFGQALLDRLRESGVDTSLIQRGPEPTTLAVVALDGTNARYSFYTEGTADRFVTDPGPLPESTAVLSLGTLGMVLQPGAEVYETVLRREAGRGVLTALDPNIRADLIVSPNAYRARFSSWLPHVRLLKVSLQDAEWLAGGADVTAAVKGWLDSGPQAVVLTRGGEGLSVLTARGEAVGVPTVPVEVVDTIGAGDTVQGALLAWLVRREVTDLASLDTADWRAALGFAARAAAYTVSRSGAEPPTAEEMSPGV
- a CDS encoding aldose 1-epimerase family protein produces the protein MANPTGEQFELTRGNARAVVTEIGAGLRAFEIGGVPYLETFAAEEEPPKAAGQVLLPWPNRTKDATWTYDGEPQRLEVTEQRRGNAIHGLVRRKVWQLLEHAESSISFAVDIADEPGWPVPLHTLIRYELAPRELVVTHEVRNEGACDIAFGVGTHPYFRIGDVPTDELTLTVAASRVRPYVEDEQLPFGEETDVADTEHDLNHGRIVGGLDLDTTFGALRAGEDGRYHHLLSHGDTTLDVWAERDFGWVQIFTPPELTGRGRAIAIEPMTCPADALNSGTDLINLEAGESWRGSWGVRVELLRR
- a CDS encoding acyl-CoA dehydrogenase family protein, producing MPAQRLLPTTEAEDLLALTREIARDELAPIASEYEQACRFPREQFRLLGRSGLLGLPYSRRWGGAELTYEVYLQVLEEIAAAWMSVGVGLSVHTMSCFPLAHYGTDPQRDRWLPAMLEGDLLGAYALSETQAGSDAAALATRARRDGDAYVVNGTKAWVTHGGKADFYTTMVRTSAESSGSSGISCLLVDGETAGLSAAEPERKMGLTGSTTAQLIFDNARVDADRLIGEEGEGLKIALSALSSGRLGIAACSVGLAQAALDEAVAYAKQRVQFGKPVIDFQGMEFLLADMAAAVESARATYLDAARRRDRGMPFQRQSSIAKLVATDAAMKVTTDAVQVLGGAGYTRDFPVERYLREAKVPQIFEGTNQIQRMVIARELRKV
- a CDS encoding citrate synthase; the encoded protein is MSDATAGQAGGEKAVLRLPSGEHELNVVRAVEGAPGIELGKLLAQTGYITYDPGFVNTGAASSAITYIDGEQGVLRYRGYPIEQLAQHSTFIEVSYLLIYGELPTKEQLESFTSKINRHTLLHEDLKRFFDGFPRDAHPMPVLSSAVAALSTFYQDSLNPFDEPNVELSTVRLLAKVPTIAAYAYKKSIGQPFLYPDNSLGLVENFLRMTFGLPAEPYEIDPDVAKALDLLFILHADHEQNCSTSTVRLVGSSEANLFASISAGIMALFGPLHGGANSAVLEMLSSIKAEGGDVDDFVKRVKNREQGVRLMGFGHRVYKNYDPRAKIIKKTADEILAKISGGDELLDIAKALEERALSDDYFIERKLYPNVDFYTGLIYRALGFPTKYFTVLFALGRLPGWIAHWREMIQDPATKIGRPRQIYTGEKEREYKPLSQR